Genomic segment of Alistipes sp. ZOR0009:
GCAAGGATATCCATTCCTACATTATTCCATAGTCTCTTTCTACATTTGCCAAAACTAGATGTATAGAACTAGAGTTACGAAGACGAGTAGGTTAAGAAAAACAATACTCAGAAATTCATGTTCACACAAGAATGAGACCTTGAATTATAAAGAAATGAAATTACAACACCACAAAACACTAACTTACATTTACTTTTACTAAAAACAACAAAAATGGAAAACACAAACTCTTTTTTAAATTCGATCTCTTCAACTGTTACCAGAAGTGTACGAGATAAAAGAAGCTTTGATAAACTTTTATTATTAAAAGAAGTTCTGCAGAAAGTTACTGATTATTTTAAAGCTGAAGCATTTTCGATTTTTCTTGAAAAAGAAGAAGATAACGAAGTATTCTCGTGCGTTGCGGGTAGTGGGTACGCAGGCGATATCGTAAATAAAGCGGAGTATAGAAAAGATGAAGGTTTTACAGGCTTCATCTTACGCACTCAAGAACCTTTTAATATAAAAAATAAAACTGAGTTAATAGAAAAAATAAAAACACACAAAATAAACACAAGTGGTAAATATGATGATATACTTTGGACTGGGAATCGACATTTTAGAAATTTAATAGCAATTCCTTTACTTCAAAATGAAAAATCAATTGGTCTAATAAAAGTAGAGAACAAAATAGATGATGAATTCTTTTCTGATGAAGAGTTTAACGCGATGAAATTTGCAGGACAATTACTTTCTTTATCAATTACTCAAATTGATTTCTACCAAAAATGGAAAAAATCAGAACAATTTGAGTCTATTATTCAAAGAATTCCCAACCTTCTTAAGAAAGACAATAAGTTTGAAACATTACTAGAAGACATTGTCAAACTAACAATGAACTTTCTTAATACAGAAGTTTGTTTTCTCTACTTAGAAAAAGATGGTTATTTAGAATGTGCTGCAGGCGCTGGATATGCTCAATCTGTCATAGGGAGGAAAGAAGTTAAATATAAACTTGGAGATTACTATGGTTTGACAGGAGCAATTGCAGATAGCCGACAACTTTGGATAATTAATAGTAAAGAAGAATTGTCAAATTTGGAAAAAGAAGGAATCGCAAAAAAATTAGGAGACAGACATTATGAGAAAGGATGGGAATTTAAAAACTTAATAGGAACTCCATTAAAAATAGACAACAACATACTTGGTGTAATAAAAGCGGAAAATAAAATTGGCACATCAACATTTACAAGTTATGATATTAAAGCGTTACAATTAATATCAGATGTTGCATCTCTTGCTATTAACAATTACAAATCACAAGTAATTAAAGAAAAAGAAGAAAAAGAAGAAGAAACTATTGAACAAAAAATAAAAAACGCAAAAGACAAATTGCGGTTAGGTAAATTTCAAGAAGCAATAAAAATAGGCTTGACAATCGTAGATCTGTTGAAAGACATTGAAACAAAAAAAAGACTCGTTATATTATCAACTAGATACAATCAGTTAATGAAGCAAGAGGTAATGATGCCTATCGATGAATTGATAAGAAATGAGATTTTAATAAAATTATTCGAAGTATTTGACACTTTAGATGATATAAACAAAAATAAATAACAATCTACAAATGCGATTTTCAATATATAATACATTTTGAAAATCGCATTTGTTAATTAAATTACAAACACAATTTTCAAATAAAACAAATGTCTAAAATTGCTGAAAACTTAAGCGCTGAAACTCTTTTTCATTTTACTTCTAGTATAGACCATTTAGTCAATATATTGAAAACCAACTTTAGTCCTAGATATTGCCTAGAAGATTCATCCTATTTTTCTATAAAAGGATATAGTAATACAGAACAAGCATATCCTATGGTTTGCTTTTGTGATATTCCTCTATCAAAAATTAAATCACACCTTATTACATATGGTGAATACGGTATAGGTCTTAGTAAAGATTGGGGCTTTAAAAACAACTTAACCCCTTTAATTTATTCAAGGCCAAACACCAAGACTTCAAATGCAATAGAAAATTTAATCACTTGGTATTTAAATAACAATGAATTAAAAGATTCTGATGATATAAAGCTTATAACTTCAGAATTACTCATGCATATAAAGCCTTATGAAGGGAAGATGTACAGGAACGGAAAATATGAACTCACAAAATTTTATGATGAAAGAGAATGGAGATGGATTCCTAATATTGCAAATGATGAAATACCTTTAAGTATAGATAAAAAAACTTTTAATGACTCGAAAACACGAGATATATACAACGAAAAAATTTGCAATTATTATAGTTTAAAATTCACACCTCAAGATATTAAATACTTAATAATAAAAGATGATTCTGAGATTAGTTCTTTTATAGAAAAAATTGAATCAATAAAAGGTTTTTACGATTCAAAAACGATTAAAATATTAACCACTAGAATATTTACATCAAATCAAATCAAATTTGATCTGTAACTTTCATTAGACATAATTTAAGTCGAAGTGTAAAAATCGTCGGAATTTGTAATTGAACTCCTCTAATTTAAGTCGTAGTCTAAGACTATGATTAAATAAAAATAAATGCTCATATTCAAAACACAACCACACCAACAGAGGCTTTACCTTTAATGTTGGAATCCATATTAAACGAATTTAAAAATTACACTTTTGGTTTTGCAAATCGGTAAAATTTGAGGAATCCTACCAAACAGAATCTAGCCTTGGACTGATATAGATGATCATTAAAATTAAAGAAGATTTACTAAAGCGCAAAACAAAGTACCGTGTATACATATATAAATTATTACCATACGATTACAAAAAATATCAACCATTAATAAAACGCTACTTATAGACGTATTTCCCTTGCCAAAAGGAGAAAACCACAAGAAACAAAAGCTCCACCGGTATCGCATCGGTAGAGCTTCTCAGCTGTTGGGAATATTAGAATACAGGTTAACTATTAATTCATTCAATAAGCGGAGATGTACCCTCCCTAATCAACGTCAGCTACGGCTGTGCCGTTTTATAAAGCAGCGTTTAAAAGCTTCGCTCTTTACGTAAGGAAAGGAGCTCCGCCAGTGTCACACCGATAGAACTCCTTTTCTGGCCGTTGGATATATTAAAGTATTAATTATGGATAGAAAATTAAATTTTAAAGGGTTTCACATACAAACTATCCGTCTAATTCGGAGCATTCGGCTGCTGCCTTAACAGCCCCTAATGCTTAACCTCTTTCACATACTCAATCAATCATCCTGAGCAAAGTTAAGCAGATCATCTCGACTATCAATAGCCGTCAGGCGGGATATGCCCACATAATCAGAAACATATATACTATTAATTAGAGATGATTCGCTCCAAAAGTTGGTTCTACCGGTCCAAATAAATCCGCACCAGCAGCTTGTAACGTAAGGCAATCTTTACTGCAGGGGATTGACCGCTTTGGCCTCTATCCTAAAATTACACGGCCAAGCGGAATTTTCTTTTGGCTAGCGATCCGTACGCTACGCATCACCCAGGGAGCCTACAGAATAAAAAAGGGGCCGCCCATTTGGACAGCCCCTCGTTCTATTTCTTAAGGTAGAATTAAGACTTTACGCGCTCAGAGTAGCTGCGAGTACGGGTATCAATTCTAATCTTTTCGTCTTGGTTGATAAATAGCGGAACGCGGATTTCAGCACCAGTTTCCAAGGTTGCTGGCTTAAGCGCATTCGAAGAAGCGGTATCGCCCTTTAGACCTGGCTCGGTATAGGTTACCACTAGGTCTACGAAAGGAGGAAGCTCGCAGGTTAGCACCTCTTCCTTATCGGCGTGTACCATCATTTCAACGTACTGACCTTCCTTCATTAGGTCTGCGTTTTCAACGATATCCTTTTCTAGGGTAATTTGCTCGAAAGTTTCGTTGTGCATGAAGTTGTATCCAGTCTCGTCCTCGTACAGGAATTGGTATGGACGACGCTCAACGCGGATAATGTCGATCTTAACGCCAGCGTTGAAGGTATTTTCGATTACACGTCCGTTCTCTAGATTTCTAAGCTTTGTTCTAACGAATGCGGCACCTTTACCTGGTTTTACGTGTTGGAATTCAACAACTGTAAATGGCTTACCGTTCATTTCGATGCAAAGTCCGTTTTTGATATCTGCTGTAGTTGCCATAAAAGGTTTACAAGTTTATTTTGTTGCAAATATAATTCATTGATTTTAAAAATGGTTGCACTAAATTACAGTCCTAGCAAATTTTTCTTCGATTTAGTAACCACAAAGTCCTTTAAATAAAAAGGTTCGTAGTAGGCAACATCGACAAATACCTCTGCAGAAAGCATATTTAGTGCAATAGGAACCATATTGGCGGCAGAGGCCTTTACATCGATAAAGCGTGCATTGGGATGGGTAATTACATCGGCACATTTACCAGCGCCATTGCCAAAGAAGTAGATAACGTTACGCTCGAGCTCGCTAGCAAAGGAGTTTTCGTCGATAATAAGCGCCTCAACATCGGTTTGCTTCTCGCCTTTAGCGTTATAAAGCGCGGTGTAAACCTCCATTCTACGGGCATCTATCATTGGGCAGTATAGCGCTCCTTGGTCCGTTACCTGACCTAGGGCTCCTTGAACAAGCGCAGCCAAGCTACCGATGGCAATCATTGGGAGCTTACTTCCAAAACATATTCCTTTTGCTGTAGAGACGCCAATTCGCAGGCCGGTGTAGGATCCGGGTCCCTCGCTAACGGCAACGACCGAAAGATCGGCTGCTGTAAGGTTGTTAGATGCTAGTAGCTCGTCGATAAATACCGCCAGAGAATGCGCGTGGGCTTGCGGTTCCGAACTTTCGCGTATGGCTATAACCTGATTATCTTTTGAAAGGGAAACGGAGCATACCTCCGTTCCCGTTTCAATACAAAGTATGATGCTCATGTATCTTTTGCTTGCTGTTAAGCCTTCATTTGGCTTGTGGCGGCAAAGATACTTAAATATTGCGCTCTATTCAAATACCTTATCTTTAGCAACAACTTCGACTGCTGTTCCATCTTTTAGCTTACGCGATATGGCGCTAAAGGGGCTTACAACAACCTGATCGTCTTTCTTTAATCCGCTAAGGATTTGGATGTAGGTATTATCCTGAATTCCTGTTTTTACCTTTACCCTTTTAACCGTTTTCTCTTTAGGCTTGTAAACAAATACAACCTCCTCGCCTCCCGACTTTTCAAGAACAGAATCGTCAATAGGAGTCGCCTCCTCCTGGTCTTTTACCTCTTCCTTCTTATCCTTCTGTGCCTTTATCTTAGCAGAGTCGATATAGTTGGTTACGGCCTGTATTGGGATAGAAAGGGCATGTGGTATAGCATTTGTTTCGATCTCGACCGATGCCGACATACCTGGACGGAATGGGCTTGGGCTATTAGGCTTTACCAAGCTAGCGTAGGACTCTTCCAAAAGAAGCACACGCACCTCGAAGTTGATAACCTGATCGGTGCTCGAAGCGTTAGTGGTGGCCGAATTGGCTATTTGGGTTACTATCCCCTTAAACTTCTTTCCCAGATAGGCGTCTATTTCGACAAAAGCCGTGTCGTGCAGCTTTACCTTTACGATGTCATTTTCGTTTACGTCGGCATAAACCTCCATTTGGTTTAAGTTGGCAATACGCATAACCTCGGTACCGGTCATCTGCATTGTTCCTACAACTCTTTCGCCTAGCTCCACATTCAGCTTAGAGATTACACCGCTCATTGGAGCGTAGATGGTCGTTTTGGAAAGGCTTTCATTAGCCTCCTTCAATGAGGCTTCCGCACTTTGGTAGTCGGATTGCGCTGCCTGAAGGCTGCTCTTTGAGTTTTTATAGGCGGCTTC
This window contains:
- a CDS encoding abortive infection system antitoxin AbiGi family protein codes for the protein MSKIAENLSAETLFHFTSSIDHLVNILKTNFSPRYCLEDSSYFSIKGYSNTEQAYPMVCFCDIPLSKIKSHLITYGEYGIGLSKDWGFKNNLTPLIYSRPNTKTSNAIENLITWYLNNNELKDSDDIKLITSELLMHIKPYEGKMYRNGKYELTKFYDEREWRWIPNIANDEIPLSIDKKTFNDSKTRDIYNEKICNYYSLKFTPQDIKYLIIKDDSEISSFIEKIESIKGFYDSKTIKILTTRIFTSNQIKFDL
- the tsaB gene encoding tRNA (adenosine(37)-N6)-threonylcarbamoyltransferase complex dimerization subunit type 1 TsaB; this encodes MSIILCIETGTEVCSVSLSKDNQVIAIRESSEPQAHAHSLAVFIDELLASNNLTAADLSVVAVSEGPGSYTGLRIGVSTAKGICFGSKLPMIAIGSLAALVQGALGQVTDQGALYCPMIDARRMEVYTALYNAKGEKQTDVEALIIDENSFASELERNVIYFFGNGAGKCADVITHPNARFIDVKASAANMVPIALNMLSAEVFVDVAYYEPFYLKDFVVTKSKKNLLGL
- the efp gene encoding elongation factor P, yielding MATTADIKNGLCIEMNGKPFTVVEFQHVKPGKGAAFVRTKLRNLENGRVIENTFNAGVKIDIIRVERRPYQFLYEDETGYNFMHNETFEQITLEKDIVENADLMKEGQYVEMMVHADKEEVLTCELPPFVDLVVTYTEPGLKGDTASSNALKPATLETGAEIRVPLFINQDEKIRIDTRTRSYSERVKS
- a CDS encoding GAF domain-containing protein, which produces MENTNSFLNSISSTVTRSVRDKRSFDKLLLLKEVLQKVTDYFKAEAFSIFLEKEEDNEVFSCVAGSGYAGDIVNKAEYRKDEGFTGFILRTQEPFNIKNKTELIEKIKTHKINTSGKYDDILWTGNRHFRNLIAIPLLQNEKSIGLIKVENKIDDEFFSDEEFNAMKFAGQLLSLSITQIDFYQKWKKSEQFESIIQRIPNLLKKDNKFETLLEDIVKLTMNFLNTEVCFLYLEKDGYLECAAGAGYAQSVIGRKEVKYKLGDYYGLTGAIADSRQLWIINSKEELSNLEKEGIAKKLGDRHYEKGWEFKNLIGTPLKIDNNILGVIKAENKIGTSTFTSYDIKALQLISDVASLAINNYKSQVIKEKEEKEEETIEQKIKNAKDKLRLGKFQEAIKIGLTIVDLLKDIETKKRLVILSTRYNQLMKQEVMMPIDELIRNEILIKLFEVFDTLDDINKNK
- a CDS encoding efflux RND transporter periplasmic adaptor subunit, encoding MKKKNLTRYIIIGAVALVVLLIVGKKAGWFGKDAVTKVAVEKPLERRIVETVSANGKIHPVTEVKISSDVSGEIVELPVKEGQRVNRGDLLFKVKPDLYISQRDRAAAGLNTAKSRINQAQVQLQKDEQAYNRNKSLYEQKVISKSEFENFEAAYKNSKSSLQAAQSDYQSAEASLKEANESLSKTTIYAPMSGVISKLNVELGERVVGTMQMTGTEVMRIANLNQMEVYADVNENDIVKVKLHDTAFVEIDAYLGKKFKGIVTQIANSATTNASSTDQVINFEVRVLLLEESYASLVKPNSPSPFRPGMSASVEIETNAIPHALSIPIQAVTNYIDSAKIKAQKDKKEEVKDQEEATPIDDSVLEKSGGEEVVFVYKPKEKTVKRVKVKTGIQDNTYIQILSGLKKDDQVVVSPFSAISRKLKDGTAVEVVAKDKVFE